A stretch of DNA from Rattus rattus isolate New Zealand chromosome 1, Rrattus_CSIRO_v1, whole genome shotgun sequence:
ACTTGTCCCAGGTTTCTTTGAGATCTGACAAGGGCAAAgtgcagaaacaggaagtgtaCCCTGTAAAGCATGGAAACGAGAAATGTGCCCCTCAAAGCGTTAAACGGGAAGCAAGACGCTTCACCTGAAGCCGAGAACGACCTCATTCCAAACCCTGGCAGAGATAACACAATAACAGCGGAACCTCATTTGATGTAACCATAGCGCTGGCCAGATGAACCCAGCGTTCTCCATGGGCAAGCATATCCCCAGCTCTTCAAGGTGCCAGGGCTCAGCTTGGACAGCAGTCCCCAGGTAAGGGCGAGCCTCTGAGACAATGACCTGCAGTATAGGTGACAATCACTGTCCTTCCAGCGTGTGCTTTGGCTTCACCTGGAGAGATGCAGGGCTTCAGGGAAACTCTAAGAGCTGGGGACTGGGCAGCAGATGGGTAACCGTGGCTATCAACTTAACATACCTGGGGAAAGAGAACCTCAGATGGGAAACTACCTCTGTCAGACTGTCCTGTGGGGTAGTTTCTTGATTAATATCGATGTAGGAGAGTGTACTGGTTGGCATTGTGTGTcaaacttgacacaagttagagtcatcagagaggaaggagcctccattgagaaaaatgccagctgtagggcattttctcagttagtcaTCAAGGGGGAAGGgctcagcccatggtgggtggtgccattacCAGGctgatggtcctgagttctataagaaatcaagctgagcaaaCCGTGGGAAGCAAGCGggtaaataacatccctccatggcctctgcatcagctcctccctccaggttccagccctgcttgagttcctgtcctgacttcctccaacgATGATGtaagtgtaagccaaattaaccctttcctcaccgacttgctttttggtcatggagtcttcatcacagtaataaaaccataactaagacggagggctgtataagaaaggccGCTGAGCAAGTCAGTACATTCATGGCATTCTTCCGtggcctctacttcagttcccctctccaggtccctgccctcaTTACTGCCCTGGATCCCCTGGATGCCGAGTCGTACTGCCTGCCATCAACCAAGTGAAGGAGAGTAAAGACCACTGGTCCAAATTTTTTTAGTCAAATTAAGCAagctttattatataaataaatatatctggcTCGGTGACTCCTCTCcctaaatggggggggggggagagaaccACCCTGAACATAGGAGAAGTAGGAGTTTTATACCCCAAACTCTGCACATCTGGGAGGAATGAGCCATAGATCCATAGGAAGGCATTCCATCTCAATCCAGCTTCCACAGCCAAGCTCCTGTCCCAGGCCAGAGCGTCTCAGTGAGGAGGTAGACTAAGCCTTCAAGTTCCCAGCAACCGGCAGGTATGTCCAAACCCTGAGGTCTCCattctgcccttcccccagccttTCCCATGAGCCGTTCACGCACTTCCTTGCTGCTGGTGTCACTCAGTTGGCGTCAATAGAGAGGGATCCCGAGCCCACCCCTGACCATCTACGCTGAGAACCTAACTGGGTCCTGATCATGGAACCTAAGCCACCAGACCCACACTGTAGAGTATGTGCTTCCCAGCGAAGTCCCATTATATTCCTGAAGTGCTGGCAGTGCACCACTGAGAGCAAGCATTTAAGATGTGGCCCCAACACCAGCAAGATGGTAGCCCCATTCCAGGCTCAAACACAAAACCCAGGGTACCGGCTGGCtctgtgtgtccacttgacacaagctggagttatcacagacaaaggagcctcccttgaggaaatgcctccatgagacccagctgtaaggcattttctcaattagtgatcaagggtgggaggacccattgtgggtggtgccatccctgggccaggttctataagaaagcaagctgagcaagccaggggaagcaagccagtcagtaacatccctccatggcctctgcatcagctcctgcttcctgacctgcttgagttccagtcctgacttcctttggtgatgaacagcaatgtggaagtgtgagctgaataaaccctttcctccccaacttgcttcttagtcatgatgttttgtgcgtaaatagtaaccctgactaagacacccaagTGAGGGCACAAGACCCACAGAAGGGTACAGGGAAGCACACACCACATCTGGGTCATGAGGAGAAACAGCAACTGCATACACTTAGATGTAGAAATAGAAGGCACCACAACCAGGGCACCCAGGCAGTTTGGATGGGCCATCTAGCAGGTAGACACAGGAATGTCAACACCTAGAATGGACAAGAGGCTCATCCACAAGCCCCACGACTCACGAGGAGTTCCTTGAGTTCTGTCCCAGAGAGCTGAATTCCCCGAAAGTCCCACATGAGTCACCATACATGGGGGACAAAGAAGCAGGTGAACAGCTATTTCCAATTTCACGACGCAGAACTCAAACACTCGGCTGATGGCTCCCGGCAGACATCGGGGAGGTCAAGGTGAGTTCGGAGGGTCTGGAGAGGGGAAAGCTCAGAAAGTTCCCAACAACAGGAAACAGGAATGGACAGAAGGCAGGGGGCTGGCATGGTGGGGGACTCCAATGGTTTGCATGTATGCAGGTGTAACATGTATGTTCACAGAGGCTTCGACACCCCACAGATTCTGCTGCCCAAAGCAAAGCCACTCCATATGACAAAGAGACCTGATGAGGGGGTGGGGTAAGGGACAACAGTGACTTTTCACCAGCAAGCTATAGTTTGTCCCCTAGTCCCTGCACACCCACCTCTGTTAGGTGTGGTGACAGTGACATACAAGGAGCAGCAGAAATGATCCTTgctgcaatcacacacacacacacacacacacacacacacacacacacacacacacacaccatccccgcAGCCTACCCTAACAGAAGGGTTTTTAAAGGGCCTCAGAACACTGGAGAGCCCAAAGCACCCTGGCCTCTGTACAGACGAGTCCTGAATACAACACAATTGAaaagcacccccaccccatcctgcctCTCCTGTGTTCACGGACAAACAGGTCCCTCTACCCTGGTGGTGCCTCCAGAAGTCCAGCCACCCATGTTTGTCCCCCATACCACTGAATCTGGGCTGTGGAAGGAGAAGGCAGTTGGATCAGGTCATCTCTGAAGCTTTGTCCAAAGCTGTCACGCCTGAGAGGCCGAGACCCCAGTACTCTCCAACATGTCTGTCGCCAAGTGAGCCTAAAGTAAGCCTTCTTTTGTGGTTACATCAACCATATTATTGCCACACTGGCCCCACTGGACAGATGCTCTTTGTGGGGATGCTGACCCAAACACTGTACCTCCACCACTCTGTATGCTATGTTCCCTAATGGGACCTGGTCATGCACGGGCAGCACCACCACATACTCCCCTGGGTCTCTCCTCCTGTTCCACAGGAAGTGTTGAAAGATCTGCTTGCTGGGCTCTCGATGGAGGTACATGTGGGAGCTCCTCAAGGGGGTTCTAGAGCTGTCTTTGCAGGCCTTGGAGTTGTCACATTCATCAACACCACACCTTCTGAGGAGAGGCTCATAATCTCTCATCTAACCTACTGAGTCCTCCCCTGGGTAGACCTTCAGTCCAGAACAGGAAGGGGCAGAAGCCCAGGCTCTGGACCAATCGGCAGGTGTGGCGTCCTCACCTTGTCTCTCCTGATAATTTATTTAACTTCCTCTTGCCTGAGAGCAAAGAGGCTCCAACAGGTCTCTTCAGAGTagagaaaacagaaccaaaggGCCAGCACCTATAGGTGTCTCCTTCTCCCAGGCCTTGAGGGAAACTAGGCCCTTTCTGTGTTCATAAACCCACCTGAGGGAACATTCTAGAATGTTGCAAGCATCAGCCTGTCAGGGAGCTCAGGAACCAATTCCAGATAAgctgagtgggagaggaaggtCAGGGCACCTTCCTCTCTCTGGAGGACCCTCTCTGTAGGGGGTTCCTCCAGGACGCTGGGTCAACCATCAGGATGCTGGCTCTTAAGCAGGCCTGAGGACTCTCTAGATGTTCTCATGGGTCCAAAAACGTGGCATGTCTGAGTCCAGCACCGGACTAGAGACCCCGCTGCAGACCCCCAACCAACGCTGCTGGTTCATACTTGATCCCATTGGCATCCTGTGTGCCATGGCCACGTGGGCGCTGGTGCTGAGCGGTGGGTGGGTACTAGTCCGGGACCTGCTTATACCATCTAACAACATGTTGTACATAGTGGCCAATGGTATGGTCTTCCATCTGCTGGCCTCGTTGGCACTCGTGTCACACCTACGGACTATGCTGACCGACCCAGGCTCTGTGCCCCTGGGTAACAGGCCCGGGCCTGACACAGTGTCCTACTGTCCTGACTGCCGCTCTGCCATACCGAAGAGCGCAGCTCACTGTGCAGTGTGCAAGCGCTGCATCCGCAAGAACGACCACCACTGCCCCTGGGTCAACAACTGCGTGGGTGAGGACAACCAGAAGTACTTCTTGCTTTTCACAATGTACATTGGACTTAGCGGAACCCACGTTCTACTCCTGCTGGGCATCCCTGTCCTGTGCAGCTACGCCCGGGGCGAGTGGGATTCGAGCAGCAGCGTGTCCCCACCTGCCcctatcctcttcctcctcctggtggCGTTGATGGGCTTCGTCCTTTCCTCGGTGATGCTCTGCATCCAAATGTGCACCATCTACACAGACAAAACTACAACAGAGCTGCTGTATCAGAACACACACTCACCAGGCAGTCGGGCCAAGTGCGCAAACCTGAAGGCTATTTGTGGCTCCCACATCTCCCTGGCCTGGCTCAGTCCTTTCCATTCCCCGAAACATTACAAAATGAGTGAGCCTCACAATACGGCCTGAGTCATTTATGGGTGTCCAGAGCAAAGCACAGCGCCACACAAACCTGAACAAGCCAGTTCCCTGAAGGAAACCAACACGGCAGAGTAAAAAGTAATATACCTCAGATTTTCTTGGGCAACAAAACAGGAGAGGAAAGTCAGGTGTCGCAGGAACGCGGAGGAAATTGAGCTCCCTGTGCCCGATTGGGGCTCTACCATGCTGTCAGGTGGAAAGCAATTAAAGGCATCCCTTTGACTACCGGTCCTGAGTTGGTACCCACTCTCGTTTAATTTTAACTGTACATTCTAAAGTAATCGCAAGATGATAACCTGCCTCCTGCGGTGGGCTCAAAGAGCGTCATCGGGTTCTGAACGGTCTTTGCATTCCTCACAAGTCCAATTCCTTGCAATggtaggggttttttttttttctcattttttttttcatattggtGGATTTGATTTTAATTAGAGTCTCTGCTTTGTGGTTTATCAGTGTACCCTagctttggtttggggttttgttttgatttgttttatctttttgttaCATGTATGTCCTTATTTGGTGGATGCCCACATGCTATAAGGCTTGTGTCGAAGTCAGAGGTCTGTTCTCTTCCCCCATGTGGATGCCGAGTATCACAAGAATCATCAGGCACGATGGCAAATACCTTCACCTGATGAACCATCTTGGTGATGGAAAGACTGAGTCTTCTTCCATTGGCTGTATCTATTCACATTTCACTCAAGACCTCACTAGCCACAGGAAATGGCTGGGATGTCTGAGGTTACACTTTTTGATCGAGCTGTACAAGATTGACCAGAGGTTCCTTAAAACAGAGGGTAGAAATCACTAACTATAACTTCTGTTTTAAGGTAAGGATATGGGAGGTCCCTCCTGTAAGACAAACCATGGGGCTCCTAGTGCCTaaccttctgtcttagggtttccattgttgcaacaaaacaccatggccaagaagcaagttggggaggaaagggtttattcagcttacacttccacattgctgttcatcaccaaaggaagtcaggactggaactcaagcaggtcagggaacaagagctgatgcagaggccatggagggatgttgcttactggcttgcttcccctggcttgctcagaacccaagaccaccagcccagggacggcaccacccacaatggactgggcccctcccccttgatcactaattgagaaaatgccttacagctgggtctcatggaggcatttcctcaatgaaGGCTGCTTCCTCTCTCATGACtggagcttgtgtcaagttgacataaaaccagtttACCTGCTCTGCCACCACATGACACCTCTTGTGACCGAAGTACCATGTCAACACCAAGAAGTCTATGGTATGCCACCTACCAGCCCTGCACATGTAACTCCATGAGTGCTCATGCATCTAGCACCACACGAACACAGAACTCCCCTTTTATAAGTGCCCCTTTCCCCTTCACCTAAGACCTTCTACATCTCTGGGGTTCTATCGTTTCAAAAGCACTACATAAATGGAGTTATACGGCATGCCATTGTTCaagggtattattattattattattattattattattatttattaatttgtattgtCCTGGATATTCAGGTAAGGTTTGCTTGTGTTAGGAGTTGTCTTTTATTGATAAGTATGATCGGTGGTATGGATCTACTGCAGTATTTGGCCAGTTTGGACCCGTCACAGATGAGGCCACTAACGACTGTGTGTGGCAGTTGTGCACCtgtacttttctgtttctctggcaCCAACACCCAGGGTTGCACTTGCCGGTCACAGAATGGGACACCTCCAAATCCTGCAGCGCCTGTTTCCTGTGTCATTCACACCTTCTGTCACTGCCATCAGGGATGAGGGACATGACCGTCCCACACCCTTTGGCGATAACACCAGGCATTTCATCTCGCCATTCTCGTGGATGTGTGGTGAGACCTCGTGTGGTTTTCATTCTCTCCTGGCCGATGGAGTGAACCCTCTTTTCCTGTGCCTGTTTTCCATCTGCACACCTCTTCAGAGAAGCGTCTGCCTGTACCCTGATTGGTTTCCTGGGTATTTCTCTGTGATTTATACAAGGTCCAGCatggcctctgtgagttcattcaCTCCAGCCTGTGTGCTGgtggactctctctctcccactggctTCCTTTGGCACAGTATCAGATGCACTCGGGCCTGGGAGGGTCTGTTTCTGGTTTCTCTAGCACTAGCGTCTCAGTGGTCTCTGTTCCGCCTCCCTGCACACAGCCCCCTGTTTTAGTATCTGGCTGTGGCTGCTGTAGCATCAAATGAGACAATTCCTCCAACTTCCCTTCCAAAAGTGTTGTAACTCTGTTCCATTTACATCTTAGAGTAGGAGTTCTAAGTTTAGGTGAGTAAAGAGGTCTACAGGGAGTGCTGATAGCGTGCAGGGGTGAGGCTGAACTAGACACCTCTATGCCTTCTGCTCAGTTCTGCTTTAAACTTAAAATTCCTGTGAGAAACAAATGCAAGGCTGAAGGGGGAGATGGCTAGCCTCATGGtccaccttccctcccccagaCCGACGTGAAAGGCTGGATGCGTAACGGCTCACCTCAGGAATCCCTATTGAGACACGTGGTAGAGATAAGAAAATCGCCCAACTGCAGAAGTGCTGGGCCAGCATCTCAAAGCTTGCAGTGCAGGAGAAACAGAACAGACTCTACCTCAATAATGTATGAAGAGAGAGCTAACTCCCAAaaggttgtcccctgacttccatgTGTCCATTATAGCATGTATGCCCATgtactcgtacacacacacacacccagacacacacacacacacacacacacacacacacacacacacacatcataattGGGGCTGAAAAGATTGCTCAGTGAACTAAGATCActcattcttgcagaggacctgggttcgactCCCACCATCTACATCACAGTTCACAACTGTCCactaactccagtcctaggatacacatacatgcatatgagcaaaacactcatacacataacatgaTCTAAAAAATGCTTTTTGGAAGTCTCAGCGAGCAACAAAATAATTAGCTAAATGTGGTAGTGCACTCCGCTAATCCCAACTAGTGGAAGGcggagacagatggatctctcgAGTTTGAagccaagcctggtctacatagtggatTCTAAAACAGCCACGGCTACATATTATAGAGTCTGTCTCaatgtaataataattataataattaataataataataataaaatcaaaaataaattatgaggagagaaggagagggcgGGATCTTGCCAGAGGGTTTCGGGGAGACAGAACCTGAGCTAAGAGTCTTCTTCTCGGCAGCCTGGTGTGTTGctctgtttatttctgggtttgggGGTTCCATGGCCAGACTTCCATGTGATTACACCCGAGTCTCCCCCTGTGTTCAGTCACCTGTGAGTGGTAGTGTGCCTGGGATCAATTTCCACGCTCAGCATGCAGGCTCCGGTTGCCTTCGAGCGCCGGGTTCCTCTCCCGTCACCCTGCGGAGCTCGCAGGTTTCATCTTGGAAGGTTTTTGAATTTTCCGGTTCCGTAGCATCATGAAGCTTTCTGCGTGAATGGTTGTCCTGTCCGAATGGCGTCCTCTCAGCATCTTTTTCTATGAAGTACAAGTTCAAGTCtttgcctatttttttcttttattggatcaGGTAAAGTTTTTCTAGACATAAGCCCTTTCCCCGTGTAAGAAATAAATCGTGTGCGATCCGTTTTTGGTATGAGGTGCGCTTAGAATTTCTCAGAGAGTCATGGGTGGGCAGGGGGCACTAGGGCCGGATCTTCCCTAGCTGGCTGCTGGCATGTTCTCAGCTCATCCTGGGGCTGAAGAGTTGCTCCATGACTGAGTCCACACATCAGAAAGGGAGGGCATTGCCAGCCCCGTTAGATACCTTAGATAAGGCTCTGTGTCCTAAGCCAGAGGAATGTAGGGTTTGGGGAGGGAGGTGTGCTGGACAAGCGTGAAGATCATATGTCTCCGACATACCAGCCTgtgggaaagggggcaggaatTTCACAGTCTGGAACCTTAAAGATCACTGTCTCGCTTGGTCCTAATTACTCCTCTAAGGCTGTGATAATAACCGTGTCCAAGGCAGCTAATAGAAGGAAAGGTCTGCTTGCCTTAGAGTTCCGGTGGAATAAGagtccatgggggtgggggtgaagcaTTGCCAGCAAACAGCAGTCCTTAAACTCTCGAACTgcaccctcagtgacatactttctctggTAAGGCCATACCTTCTGAGCCTCCCCCAAACaatgccaccaactgggaaccaaatgctTGAATCCCTctgggggacattctcatccaaaccaccaaaTACACCACATTGGCACCGCAGccttttttgccttttctctgaGCTGACATCCGTCTCTGCCAGTCTCTCGAATTCTCTCACTTCTCACATGCCATAAACTATTTGAAATATTCTGCCACCTCTGCTCGTCTTTCCATTCCACCCGGTTTGTTTGGGTGatattctctccctttctgtgctTTGGTCCAGTTCTTATGAGACACTGGGAAAGGCCGAGCCTGGGCAGTGTTCCAAGTTTCCGTTAGACAAGAGTAAGGCCAAGTGACCACAGCAAGGCACAGCGACCATGGTTAACAACGATGTCCTGTAAGCCTGCAAATTTCTAAAAGAGTACGTTTCCACAGGACCTACCACAATAAATGGCAACTTTCTGAGATGGTAGATATCCTAGTGTGGTTTAAGTGTGGTATAATGCATTATGTCATCATATTTTCCCTATGAGAATATACAATGGTAAGTTAAACATTCCTTTTAGATACTGCTTCATTAACTTTTAAGTTTACAAACCAGgcacagtaacaaaattacaacgTGCAACCGATCTTAGCACCTTCCCGGcacagttaatttttattttccatcctTTTTGGGAGGTTTGATTGCGTGTATTATACTTTTAGGTCTACTTATTTTGTGAGTCTGAGTgctttgcccacatgtatgtatgcacatccCATGCATGGCCAacgcccacagaagtcagaaaaggtTTGGCAGATACCCTGGACGTTatgaatggctgtgagccacgACGTGAGTGCCAGGAaccgaacccagatcctctgtgaAAGCAACAGGTGATCTCAACCACAGAGGCAAATCTCCAGCCCTTATtatatgttttattctttgaaagttccatagatttaaaaaatggataatTATCAGTAGCACTCACCAGTTCTCTCCTACTCTCgagctcccttccccatctccctccaaCCTCATGCACAATTAGTGTTGCccataagcacacatgcatgcacacatgcacgtgtacagAGGTACATTTTCTGTGTCAAATGATATCACCAAATATTTTCTCTTCGTTAGAGAGTTATATGGTGaatatgtatatttctaaatatttaaacagaTCCTGGCATTCTTAAGCTAAatgtctctcgtgtgtgtgtgtggtgtgcatgtgtgtgtgtacatatatgcacttCAGGATACTACCcaatttgttaatattttgctATTTTGCTGAGAATTTCAGTcggaaatgtcccccacagggtCTGGTTTGGCGCACTTCTTTTCCGGTTAGGAGTGCTATTTTGGGAGGCAGTGGAATCTCGAGGAGATGGGGCGTGGCTAGCAAAAGTAGGTCAGGAGGGGAGGGCTTCTGCAGATATGGCTTCCCGGAGCTCCACTGCTCTCCCCGCCTCCCTGTCTGCTGCAGTTGGAGGAGACTCTGTGGGCCTTTCGAGCCAGGATGGGTTGAGACCGTGAGCCAAGGCTAACAATCCTTCCCCCCACAGACTGATGCTTGCAGGCAATGCAGTCACAGCACCTGGACAGTGACTGACAGGCTTCCCACTCAGGAGGGACACTGGTTAGCCCAGATATAGTGTCTGCGTTTGGAGTCAAGGTAACACTTTTCATTAAATGTGTGGGAAAtgttctctgcttttctgtcttcttaaacAACCTATGTTCTCATCCCcatgccgctgctgctgctgctgccgccaccgatgatgatggtgatgatgatggtgatggtgatgatgatgatgatggtggtgatggtgatgatggtgatggtgatgatggtgatggtgatgaggatggtgatgatggtgatggtgatgatagtgatgatgatggtgatgatggtgatggtgatgatggtgatggtgatgatagtgatgatgatggtgatgatgttggtgatgatggtggtggtggtaatgatggtgataaTGTCTTTTAATACTTGCTGGAGTTTTCCAGCAAGATCATCTGTCCTGGAGAGCCTTTCTCAAAAGGGCTTCTAAGCTTAattttggctttttatttcatgttcccATCCCATGATAAGGGGAGGGGAGATCAGGAGCACTCCctcatgcacacacgtgtggagGCAAGAGGTTGACATCAGCTATCTTTCCTGTCATATCTTCTGAGACAGTCAGTGCCTCTCACTAAGCCAGGAGTTTACTGTcttgctagactggctggccagagacaCCTCAGTGTCCATCCATCTGCCACCACCTTCATCCCACGCACATTCATCACCTAGGACTAGAGTGCACCTCCTCACCTAGGCCTTTATGTacatgctggggatttgaacccaggccctcgCATTTCTGCAGCATCTCAgacctctctctcccacctgCTTTGTCCCTGGTGAATCAGAGTCTgcagcttcctttctccccagGGGCAGCCTCAGGCTGTGATGTCTGCATTCCTTCCGTCACCTCGCTCCAGAGCAGGGCCCATCTTTCCACTCCTGATATGTGCAGTGCGTgccctttttttctatttgtcaGTTCTGATGGAACTTTAGacttttttgtttatcttttcagaGCCTCGattatgattttcattttttcccacaCTTTGTTGTTTCGAGTCTAgtgattttttacttttttcctcttttatacaAACTTACTTACTCCTAtggaaatgtgcatgtgtgtgcatgaacgtGTGTATGTATTAGAAgcatataagagagagagagagagagagagagagagagagagagagagagagagactgtgtctgtgtctatgagtgcatgtggaggccagaggttaatgcAGATGTCTTTTTCAATAactctctaccttttttttttttcttttttctttttttcggagctggggactgaacccagagccttgcgcttgctaggcaagcgctctacaactctCTATCTTTTATATATTAAAGAGGAATGTCTTGCTTGAATCCAGAGCTTGCCAAATTCATCTGATCTGGCTATCCAGCTTGCTCCAGAGATCCACTGCCCCTGCCTcgggagtgctaggattacaggtagaCCACAATACCTGCCCagcatgtatgtgggtgccaggaacccaCACTTCGGTGCCAATATTTGTACAACAAAcaatttactctttttttaatttttttagtcttAATTATGTGTGGATGTTGAGGTGTATGTGTCCATGAGTACAGGTGACCATGGAAGCCACAGGAGAgggttggatcctctggagtGGGAGTTACAAGTGTGAACTGCTACGTGTGGATGCTGGCTGAGCTCCAGCGCTCTACCAGAGCTGTATGaatcttagccactgagccccctctccagccc
This window harbors:
- the LOC116890170 gene encoding palmitoyltransferase ZDHHC3-like → MFSWVQKRGMSESSTGLETPLQTPNQRCWFILDPIGILCAMATWALVLSGGWVLVRDLLIPSNNMLYIVANGMVFHLLASLALVSHLRTMLTDPGSVPLGNRPGPDTVSYCPDCRSAIPKSAAHCAVCKRCIRKNDHHCPWVNNCVGEDNQKYFLLFTMYIGLSGTHVLLLLGIPVLCSYARGEWDSSSSVSPPAPILFLLLVALMGFVLSSVMLCIQMCTIYTDKTTTELLYQNTHSPGSRAKCANLKAICGSHISLAWLSPFHSPKHYKMSEPHNTA